From the genome of Hyalangium gracile, one region includes:
- a CDS encoding D-alanine--D-alanine ligase family protein, producing MRIALTYNLRLSDSEEEAEFDTQETVNALAGAIERLGHRLERFEVSGPASRTVARLEAYSPDLIFNTAEGRRGRFREAFYPALFDELGFPYTGSDAYALAVTLDKQLTKLILAKHGIRTPGWQYVEKLSELTAENLRFPVIVKPNFEGSSKGITQDSIAETLDEVRAKVAQALAKYPAGVLVEEYIGGRDITVPFLAAVDNDYDGVLTPVEYIIDPAVTAGRKYPIYDYDLKVKNYSAVSVRAPANIPAKTAEDVRETAKKIFRVLDCRDLGRIDFRLSDAGVPYFLEINALPSLEPGAGIYASAALDGLHLDGVIGSIIQGAAKRYKIKDSARRQGKPTRKTGPLRVGFTYNVKRVKPTADASEDREAEYDSPATLQAIREAIASWGHEVIDLEANQELPSVLASTPVDLVFNIAEGFKGRNRESQVPAMLELLDIPYTGSDPATLSLALDKALAKKIVRQAGIHTPNFQLMLTGKERLNKEFTAFPLMVKPVAEGSSKGVVSKSVCNSEAELREVVKEIVGKYQQPALIEEYIGGREFTVGLLGERRPRVLPPMEIVFLDKEEKTPVYSFQHKLDWTDRIRYDAPAKIEPALLEKLRAAARGSFMALGCRDVARIDFRMDDKGRIYFIECNPLPGLTPGWSDLVLIAQGAGMDYRTLIGEIMAPAIRRYKEREARRAADENAPAKVLLDKPAGEKSSLDDKPAGSSNGNGSQHGGEPQPRLDVKA from the coding sequence ATCGAGCGGCTCGGCCACCGGCTCGAGCGCTTCGAGGTGAGCGGCCCGGCCTCGCGCACCGTGGCCCGCCTGGAGGCCTACAGCCCGGACCTCATCTTCAACACCGCCGAGGGGCGCCGAGGCCGCTTCCGCGAGGCCTTCTATCCGGCCCTCTTCGACGAGCTGGGCTTCCCGTACACCGGCAGCGACGCGTACGCGCTGGCCGTCACCCTGGACAAGCAGCTCACCAAGCTCATCCTCGCCAAGCACGGCATCCGCACGCCGGGCTGGCAGTACGTGGAGAAGCTCAGCGAGCTGACGGCGGAGAACCTGCGCTTCCCCGTCATCGTCAAGCCGAACTTCGAGGGCTCCTCCAAGGGCATCACCCAGGACTCCATCGCGGAGACGCTGGACGAGGTGCGCGCCAAGGTGGCGCAGGCGCTCGCCAAGTACCCGGCCGGCGTGCTGGTGGAGGAGTACATCGGCGGGCGCGACATCACGGTGCCCTTCCTGGCCGCCGTGGACAACGACTACGACGGCGTGCTCACGCCCGTGGAGTACATCATCGACCCGGCCGTCACGGCGGGCCGCAAGTACCCGATCTACGACTACGATCTGAAGGTGAAGAACTACAGCGCCGTCAGCGTGCGCGCCCCGGCGAACATCCCCGCGAAGACGGCGGAGGACGTGCGCGAGACGGCGAAGAAGATCTTCCGGGTGCTGGACTGCCGCGATCTGGGCCGGATCGACTTCCGCCTCAGCGACGCGGGCGTGCCGTACTTCCTGGAGATCAACGCGCTGCCCAGCCTGGAGCCGGGCGCGGGCATCTACGCCTCCGCGGCGCTGGATGGGCTGCACCTGGACGGGGTGATCGGCTCCATCATCCAGGGGGCGGCCAAGCGCTACAAGATCAAGGACTCGGCGCGGCGCCAGGGCAAGCCGACGCGCAAGACGGGCCCGCTGCGCGTGGGCTTCACCTACAACGTCAAGCGCGTGAAGCCCACCGCGGACGCCTCCGAGGACAGGGAGGCCGAGTACGACTCGCCGGCCACGCTCCAGGCCATCCGCGAGGCCATTGCCTCCTGGGGCCACGAGGTGATCGATCTCGAGGCGAACCAGGAGCTGCCCAGCGTGCTGGCCAGCACCCCGGTGGACCTGGTGTTCAACATCGCCGAGGGCTTCAAGGGCCGCAACCGCGAGAGCCAGGTCCCGGCCATGCTGGAGCTGCTGGACATCCCGTACACCGGAAGCGATCCGGCCACGCTCTCGCTCGCGCTGGACAAGGCGCTGGCGAAGAAGATCGTCCGTCAGGCGGGCATCCACACGCCCAACTTCCAGCTCATGCTCACGGGCAAGGAGCGGCTCAACAAGGAGTTCACCGCCTTCCCGCTGATGGTGAAGCCGGTGGCGGAGGGCTCCTCCAAGGGCGTGGTGAGCAAGAGCGTCTGCAACAGCGAGGCGGAGCTGCGCGAGGTGGTGAAGGAGATCGTCGGCAAGTACCAGCAGCCGGCGCTCATCGAGGAGTACATCGGCGGGCGCGAGTTCACCGTGGGCCTGCTGGGCGAGCGCCGGCCGCGCGTGCTGCCCCCCATGGAGATCGTCTTCCTCGACAAGGAGGAGAAGACGCCCGTCTACAGCTTCCAGCACAAGCTCGACTGGACGGATCGCATCCGGTACGACGCGCCCGCGAAGATCGAGCCGGCGCTGCTGGAGAAGCTGCGCGCGGCGGCGCGTGGCTCGTTCATGGCGCTGGGGTGCCGCGACGTGGCGCGCATCGACTTCCGCATGGACGACAAGGGGCGCATCTACTTCATCGAGTGCAACCCGCTGCCGGGCCTCACGCCGGGCTGGAGCGATCTGGTGCTCATCGCCCAGGGCGCGGGCATGGACTACCGCACGCTCATCGGCGAGATCATGGCCCCGGCCATCCGCCGCTACAAGGAGCGCGAGGCCCGCCGCGCCGCGGACGAGAACGCTCCGGCCAAGGTCCTGCTGGACAAGCCCGCGGGGGAGAAGTCCTCGCTGGACGACAAGCCCGCCGGGAGCAGCAACGGGAACGGCTCGCAGCACGGCGGCGAGCCGCAGCCGCGCCTGGACGTGAAGGCCTGA